A stretch of the Zeugodacus cucurbitae isolate PBARC_wt_2022May chromosome 6, idZeuCucr1.2, whole genome shotgun sequence genome encodes the following:
- the LOC105221223 gene encoding ficolin-1 has translation MVTSLVLLVKATLLVVFLATASAYILNEESSTRPLPSNCVEAVRFAGSEAKSGIYQIRLPLKGWEDRPFYVYCLLDGNGGDPRLVVQRRQNEHINFNRNWNDYKVGFGNLNTNFFIGLDKLHALTQVQLNELQIELHDFNDTVKYAHYDSFAVGGENEKYALNILGKYSGSAGDSLIGIHDGQKFSTYDQDNDNSTLNCAEDYKAGWWYNDCYDSNLNGEYLNNNNKSNGKGVIWNKWHGNNYSLKYAHMAIRPRDSADICVQRCGDSK, from the exons ATGGTCACTTCATTGGTATTGTTGGTGAAGGCTACGCTGTTGGTGGTCTTCTTGGCTACCGCTTCGGCGTATATATTGAACGAGGAGTCCAGTACGAGACCTCTACCTTCCAACTGTGTGGAGGCAGTGCGCTTTGCAGGTTCAGAGGCCAAAAGCGGTATTTACCAAATTCGCTTACCATTAAAAGGTTGGGAGGATCGACCCTTCTACGTTTACTGTTTACTCGATGGCAATGGTGGTGACCCCAGATTGGTGGTGCAGCGTAGACAGAACGAACACATCAACTTCAATCGCAACTGGAATGATTACAAAGTTGGCTTCGGAAACTTGAACACCAATTTCTTCATTGGCCTGGACAAACTGCATGCGCTCACACAAGTGCAACTTAATGAGCTACAAATCGAATTGCATGATTTCAACGATACCGTTAAGTACGCCCACTACGATAGTTTCGCGGTGGGGGGTGAAAACGAAAAATACGCATTGaatattttgggaaaatatTCTGGCAGTGCAGGTGATTCCTTGATAGGTATTCACGATGGCCAAAAGTTCAGTACATACGACCAGGATAACGATAATTCCACTTTGAATTGTGCGGAGGATTACAAAGCTGGCTGGTGGTACAACGACTGCTACGACAG TAATCTAAATGGTGAGTAtcttaataacaacaataaatcaaaTGGGAAAGGCGTCATCTGGAACAAATGGCACGGCAACAATTATTCGTTGAAATATGCTCACATGGCCATACGACCAAGAGATAGTGCTGACATATGTGTACAAAGATGTGGAGATAGTAAATGA